The Primulina eburnea isolate SZY01 unplaced genomic scaffold, ASM2296580v1 ctg739_ERROPOS11973397, whole genome shotgun sequence sequence TACCCAGGCACATATCCATCCACACCCGCTCGGATATCTCCGGGCTCCCATACCTTAGATACAGATGTTCTTAGCTATTTGCAGCCCCTTCCTTTCTTTGGATCTACTTCTATTTATATCTGTATATATGTATTTTTCCTTTGCAGGTACTGTCACTTTGGAGTGTTTGGTTTCTTTGGATCTGGGTGGACTCTCACACCTTATCCATTGGTgcttttatttggatcaccccTGTTCTCTGGCGGTCGTTATCTGCAGGCTTCTCCTTGGCCGCCGCTTTCTATATATTGGGTTCTCTTGCCGACTTTCATGGTGGCTTTGGATGATCTATCTCAGTGATTTTTCTGGCCCAGAGCTCCATTCATGTTGGATTTTATATGTTCTTTGCTTTTGCTGTGTGTATTGGCGGCTCTCCATGTTCTCTCTTGGCTACCTCTTATATCAGCGTTCCAGTCATGCTAGAATTTATGACGTTAGGAGCTCCATACGCTTTCACCTTTTTCTCGGGATTTCGAGCTTCTATCACTTCAGCTGGATTGCGGTCCTCCATCTGTGCTTCTACTGTTTTGGCATAGTGCTTCTCCAGCCGTATAccattttgattgcgagatcattTACTGCGCACCACTCTCGGAGTAGGATTCCATTGTCATGTTGGACTTCCAGCGACAGACGGCTCAGCGATGGGTACAATTGGTTGTCTCTTGCACCTACATCTGAGTCGGATCTTTACAGCTTAGACAGGCTTCGATTTGTGTTGATGTATTCAGCGTTGCTCTTATATGTTCAGTTTTATTATGCGCTTTTCCTAGGGATTAGATTTTGGCACATGTATTTGCCACCCTAGGATTTATGGTTTTATGTTTTATGTGTTGTTAGACTAGCTTTTAGAGAGGTCTTGGTATAGTCCCCCTCTCTTTAGGCTTTatcttgtaaaaaaaaaaaaaaaaaaaaaaaaaaccctaaaccctaaaccctaaaccctaaaccctaaaccccaaaccccaaaccccaaaccccaaaccctaAACCAAAAAAATTTTCTCTGAAAAAACACACAGTAAAACGTGAGAAAAAACACACTAAAACCGTCACTATTCACGCCCTACCTGCCGCCATGCCGCCGCCGCCGGATCCCGGCCGGCCAACCACCCCACCTGAACCGCCTCCTCACGGCGACCACCCTGTCCAAGTTTCAGCCCCATCGGAGTCCGGTAACCCCTCGATTTTTCAGTTCGAAAATCTGGCTTTTCCGTCCACTTCTTCGCCGGCGCCGGTTACTGCTCCTCTCGGCGCCGGACTGCCATCATTCGACTCGCCTCAGTCCGACGCTTCGATTGGTACCAGCCCCACACCTTATAATCACGTATCTCAGCCGCAATCGACGTGCAAAGTTCCGACTGCACTGTTCAAAAACTCGCCGGAGATGCCATCTTCGATTCCGGTGGATTCTTGCAATCTCGTTTCAATCCAAGCCCCGATCTGTGATACCCACTCTCAGACGATTCCAATCGTACCGGTTTCGTGCCCAACACCGTTCACCGTCGCCGGCAATTTCAGATCTAAGATTTCCGCGGCGGACGGTACTTTTCCGTCATCTTCCTCGCTCAATTCCGGCGTCGTTCCTGGGTATTTTTTCAATTCCTCTTCACACGATGATCGTCCACCTATGGGTAGAGTTTTGCCTCCATCAATTTCCGGTTTCCGGCCACCGGTCGGAAACCCCCAATTTCTAGGGCAAACTCGATTTTACTCTCATCCTTTGGTTCAATCGACCCCTCTGCCGGCCGGTTCCAGTGGATTGAAGACCGGTTCCGTGATCTCCTCGTCCTCGCCGATCTTTGGTACAGCTCCGGTGGTCAACTCGCCGGTCAACTCGGGCGGGTCAACTCAGCGAGTTGACCGGGTCAACTCAACAGTCAACAACTCGGGTATGAGTTCTAAATCTGATTTTCGGGCGACTAAGACATTTCCGGTGTCATTTAGGGATGCTCTGGCTCCGACTTCCCCTCGCTCGGGGAAGAATGGCTTTGGAGATGTCGTGAACGCCATGGATGAAATGCCCCGACCGACTCTTAAGGATGGGAAACTGGGTATTTTATTCCCGGATGAGGTAATGTCTTCTCTGATTGAGCCTTTTAAGTTTTCTTTAGTTGGGAAGATATCTGGTAATAGATCCTTAGTCCCAAACTCGGAAATTTCGAAGGCATTTGCTCGTTTGGGATTGAAGCGATCTTTTGATTTGAGGTTTTTGCCTCGGAGTTTTCTGATCCTGTCACTTCAGTGTGAGGAGGATTATGCGTTCTTTTGGACGCGTGGGCAGATGATGGTTGGACCTCTCGGGATCCGTTTTTCCAAATGGACCCCGGAATTTAATCTTCAGGAAGAATCTCCCATCGCACCGGTTTGGGTGCGTTTCCCGGGTTTGCCCATTCACCTGTTTAACAAAAAAAGCCTTTTTGCCCTTGCTAAGATTTTGGGCAACCCGGTGAAAATGGATGACTTTACTGTTGACTCCTCTCGGAGCGCTTTTGCTCGAGTCTGTGTGGAGATGAATGTGTTGGAACCACCAGTTAAGCAAATTTGGGTGGGTTGGGGTGATCATACCCAGGAGATTGATGTTGTGTATGAGAAAATACCTGGGTATTGCTTGGATTGCAAAATGTTGGGTCATTCGACCGCCGTTTGCTATTCTCATGGCAAAAATCCTAGACCTGCTCGATCCAAGCCTGCGGATCGAGGGCCTCCTCAGCCGGAGGCGCCTCCTGCTCAGGCACCACCTGAGGGTGCAGCCCATGTCATTGTCCCGGGACCACAGCCCCAGCTTCATGTCAATGGCCATGGTCCCCGACGTAGACAGAGACGGAGGCCTGTTCGTCAGGCTCTCCCGAGGGATGACCCTCTTGCTTCGAACTCTTTTGGAGTTCTTTCACATTTGCAGGAGACAGAGGTTGGCTCTGAGGAGCTTGGATTAGGTGTTCCTGATCCCTCTGTCGGTTTGAGTTCTCATCAGGAGGCCCCTTCTTCTGACCGCCCTGCGGTCACGGTGGCTGAGGACGATGAGAGTGTTCCTTTTGTGGACTGCGTGGATGACCTTGGATCTCCACGCCCGGATGTGGTGACTGTGTTTGTCCCTCCGGAGGTTTGTATTGAAAATCATAGCAGCCACTCGGTCCCATCTTTTCCTGCATCCCCTGCTGATGCCACTTCTATGCTGGACGAGTTGATTGCTCGACAGGGACCCCctattcttgagatgacccCCAGTCACATGTCGGCTGATGATCCTGATCAGGATTTTGATCGACATTCTGTGTCTGGATTTAGCTGTGGGTCCGAGTGTAGTATTCTGGACACTGACATGTCCAATCCCAGAAAAAGACCTCAGGATGATGGTCGGCGATCGCATAAAAAGCGATCGGGTCCTTCTTCCACCCGTTCCCCATGAATTGCTTAATCTGGAATATCCGGGGACTTCGCGGTTCGGAGTCCCAGCAGAGGCTTCATGCCTTTGTGAAGGAGAAACAGATTAAGGTTTTGGCTGTTTTGGAGCCCATGATTGATCTGGATCCGAGATTCATGACTCGCCGTTTGGGGTTTTCTGGAGTCATCTCTAATCTCTCCGGTCATATCTGGGTCTTTTTTGCTGCTGATGTGAGGGCGGAGTGTGTTTTTGATCATGCTCAGTTCCTTCACATCAGAGTCTCTGCCTCTTTCTTGCCGACAGAGATATTTTGTTCTTTTGTCTATGCTAGATGTGATTATGTCCAGCGTAGGGATCTTTGGGCTTCCTTGCTTTTGGTCAAGCCTGTTTTGGGTCCCTGGCTGGTTGGCGGCGACTTTAATGTCGTCAGGGATGCTTCTGAGTGCTTGGGCTCCCGTGGTGGTAGGTTGCTACCCATGGAGGAGTTCAACACTTTTATTCTTGATTCTGGCCTGATCGATGCTGGTTTTGAGGGGTCTTCGTTCACTTGGACGAATAAGACCATCTGGAAGCGGTTGGACAGGGTCTTGGTTTCTGTTGATTGGGGAGATCATTTCAGCTCGATTCGGGTTGAACATCTCGCTCGTACTGTTTCGGATCACTGTCCGCTTTTGGTTACCGCTCCTGTTTTTGCCCGTGGGCCGAGCTCGTTTCGCTTCCAGCGTATGTGGGTTAGGCACCATGGTTTTTTGCAGACTGTTAGGCTTAATTGGAATTTACCTTGCAGTCTGACTGGTATGTCGCGTCTTTTTGTCAAGTTGAAGCGTCTTAAGAATCACCTCAAGTGGTGGAATCGGGATGTTTTTGGTaacatctttgataaaatcaccGAGGCTGAGAGTGCGGTTCGTTCCGCGGAGCTTGCCTGTGAGGCCGATCCTTCTGATTCGAATTGGACTGTCTTGTCCGATCGTAATGCGGATCTGGCGCGTGTCACCGccatggaggcggatttttggAAACAAAAAGCTGCATGCAACTGGCTAGAGGATGGTGAGCGGAACACCAAACTCTTTCATAACATGGTTAAGAAGAAGCGTGTGGCTAATAAGATTTTCCGCATATGGGATGATGGGGTTTGCCTGACGTCTCCTGATATGATTCAGCAGTCGGGTGCCTCGTTTTTTCAGCACTTACTCACTGGGGATCCCTTTGTGCTTGATTGTCCTGATTTTTCGGGGTTTCCTTCGGTGATTTCTGATGAGGAGAATTATGGGATTACTGCTACCCCCTCCCTTGAGGAGGTGCGTGCGACTGTTTTCTCCATTTCTCCTGACAGTGTGGCAGGCCCTGATGGCTTCTCTTCGGCGTTTTTCCAGCATTGCTGGGAGATCGTTCATCAGGATGTGTTGGATGCGGTTTTAGATTTTTTCAGCGGCTCTCCCCTGCCCCAGAGCTTTACTGCCACCACGATTACTTTGATCCCAAAAGTCGAGGGTGCTCGGGCTTGGTCGGATTTTCGTCCGATAAGCCTCTGTAATGTCACGAACAAAATCATTTCTAAGTTGTTGTACTCTCGCTTGCGGGCTGTGGCGGAGAGACTTATTTCTTTGAATCAGAGTGGTTTTGTTCCGGGACGGATGATTTCTGATAACATCCTTCTTGCTCAGGAGCTCACTCATAGTCTCACTCTCCCCACTCGTGGTGGCAATGTTATTTTGAAGTTGGATATGGCTAAGGCCTATGATCGGGTCCAATGGCCTTTCCTTTTTGCTGTTTTGCGCCATTTTGGTTTCTCTGAGCAGGTTGTGGCTTTGGTGTCGGCCTGTATTTCTCATTGTCATTTCTCCGTTAATATCAATGGCTCTCTTTCGGGGTTCTTCGGTTCGACCAGGGGCCTCAGGCAGGGAGACCCGTTGTCCCCTCTTCTCTTCATCCTAGGGGCGGAGTATCTTTCGCGTGGTCTTGACAGACTCTACTTGCGTCATCCTGCTATTAGGTACCGTTCTAGTTGTGATCTTTTGATTTTCCACCTGGCCTATGCTGATGATATCATTATTTTTGCCAATGGTGGGTCTCGTGGGATGCAGCGTCTTTTAGACTTTCTGCATCACTACGAGAACTGTTCGGGACAGATGGTGAATGTTGTCAAGAGTTCCCTGATTTTACCTCCGCGATGCTCTGAGCGCCTTCGCTCTAGACTTTTGCGTATCACTGGCTTTGCGGAGGGTCACTTGCCGATCATGTACCTAGGTGTCCCCTTATTTCGGGGCAATAGGACGTGTTCTCTTTTTGAGCCCCTCTTACAGTCTGTTAGGAGGCGGTTGGAGGGTTGGGAGACTCGTACTCTTTCTCCGGGGAGCCGCATGACCCTCATTCGTAGCGTGCTCCTCTCGATGCCCATATATTTGTTTCAGGTTGTTCAGCCTCTGTTGGCTGTCATGGAGAAACTCGAGAGAGCCTTTAATGCCTTCCTTTGGGGGTCCAGGCCCTTGGAGAGGAAATGGCATTGGGCTCGCTGGTCTCGGGCTTGCCTCCCCGTGGAGGAGGGGGGTCTTGGCTTCCGGAGATTGAAAGATCTCGTGGATAGCTTCTCCATAAAATTGTGGTTTCGGTTCAGGCAGAGATCTTCCCTCTGGGCCAAATTTTTGATGAGGAAATATTGTCTCTTGGCGCACCCAGCTTGTGTTTCTTCTCGTGGTTTTATCTCTCCCACTTGGCGGCGTTTGCTCCAGATCAGGCCTCGTGCGGAGAGTGGTATTCGCTGGCGTGTCGGCCATGGAgatgtttctttttgggatgaTTGTTGGTTCAGGGATGTTCCCCTGTCCAGTCAGACTGAGGTCTGTGGGGATCGTGGTGCCCGGGTTTCCCACTTTCTTTCGGAGGGAACCTGGGATTTTGACCTTCTTTGTTCAGTTGTTGCTCCTTCTTTTGCGGAGCAGATTGTGTTGGTCCCGATTCTTTCGGGAGAGTTGGACTCGGCTCGATGGATCTATAGCTCCGATGGTGATTTTTCTGTCAGGTCCGCTTGGGAGTTGATCCGTTTGCGCGCCCCGATCTCTGGTTTTAATCGCCCCTGTTGGGGTAGCTGGTTGAGGCCTACGATGTCATTCTTTCTTTGGAGATTTTGGCATCAGTGGCTCCCAGTTGATGAGGTGCTTCAGCGCCGTGGCTTTGCGTTAGCGTCTCGTTGTCAGTGTTGTGATATGTCTGAGACATTCACGCATGTGTTTATTCGCAGCCCGGTGGCTCGTCCTGTTTGGCATTTTTTTGGTGCTGTCTTTGGGGTTCGTATCCCTGACACCGAGGATTTCCGGTTATTCCTTAGTGCCTGGAAGCGGGATCTGGTCTGGGCTCCAGGGGGCCATGTGAGGGAGTTTCTCCCTTTCATTATTTTGTGGTTTCTCTGGACGGCTCGGAATGACGCGAAGCACCGCCAGCTCTCCATTTCTGGAGAGATGGTGAAGTTCCAGATCTTGTCTTACCTGCGTCTCGCCCACTCTGCGCGTACTGTCAAGCCCAGACATTGGCTGGGTGTGTTTCATGTGGCGAGATTGCTGGGTATTTCGGTTGCTCTCCACAGATTTCATAGGACGGCGATTGTTCGCTGGCTGCGGCCGCCGTCCGGGTGCTTCAAGCTTAATGTGGATGGGAGCTCGCGTGGTGCATCTGGGGACTCCTCTGCTGGTGGCGTTGTTCGGGATGATTCCGGGAGGGTCGTGCTCTCATTCAGCGAGTTCATCGGAGCTGGGTCTTCTCTTCGGGCTGAGCTTTGGGCGGTTTGGAGGGGTCTTCTCCTTTGTTCGGATCATTCTTTCTTCCCTCTTTGGATCGAGCTTGACTCTCTGACTTCTATTCAGCTCATTCGTTCCCGTCGATATCGCTGGGGTCTTGATCACATTATATCCAGGATTCTGGTCCTTTTGAGGGGGCGGTCTGTTCATATTTCGCATATATTCCGGGAGGGTAATTCGGTGGCGGATGCGTTGGCGGCGAGGGCCCATACCCTTAGGCACTTtaccttagagttaggtccCTCCCTCCCTAGGCACATTTCCATACTTGCACGTTCGGATACCTCCGGACTTCCCTACCTGAGATATCGATGTTCTTAGCCGCTTGCAGCCCATCCCTTCCCTTGGACCCATTTCTTCGGTATttctatatgtatatgtatattttttctttgcagGTACTGTTACTTAGGGGGTTTCTCTTTTCCCCCGTTTTGCCAGGCTGGTGTGAGTGGGCCCAGACACTCGCACACTACATGTTTGGTCTCCTCGGGATTGGGTGGGCTCTTGCACTTACCCTCTTGGTGCTCTTCTTTGGCCCTCTCATATTCCCTGGAGCGCTATTTTTGCTTGGGCCTCTCTTTGGTCCACTTCTGGTCCCTGGCGGGCGTTTACTGCAGTTTCTCGTTGCCCGCCGTCTCAGTTCTTCCATAGGAGTTTACTGGATGTCGTGGTGGTTCCAGGAATTCTTTCCGGACGACCCTCTTCATTGTTATGATACCTTCGTCAGATTTCTACTTCGGATGCTGGATATTTTTTGTTCTGGCCGGATTGCGATCTTCATTTCGCTCGTCTATCGTCATTATACAGTGATTTCCTGGCCTTATCTTATTTTGACTGCTGGGATTCATACAGTTACTCGGTTTCAGATTAGAGTTGTTTTGACATATTGGATTCTTCAGGGTGATGGCTTAGAGATGAGAATTTCTTCATGGTTTCTGCACTCATCTCCCAGTTATCATTTGGTCTTCTTCGGCGTGTTGACTCTTAGCGCAGCTCGTTTTTGATTAGTTTCTGGCGCACTTTTTGTCGTAGTCTAGGGTTATTTTTGCTTATGTATTTATGTCCCTAGGCTGCTTGGTATTCTTGTTTTTACTGCTGTAGCCTTTTTGAGGAGGTCTTGGTTTAGTCCCCCTCCTCTTTTAGGTTTTCTTTCTGTTGTTACTTTCTATTTTGTggatatatacaggtaggggtctgcctaacccccccgcatccggcggtgttttccggtaaaaaaaaaaaaaaaaaaaaaaaaaaaccctaaaccctaaaccctaaaccctaaaccccaaaccccaaaccccaaaccccaaaaCCCTAAACCTTAAAGTGAATAGTGTCCCCAAAAAACCCAAATTTCGCCCATAAAATCGCCCCCATGTCGGCGCCGGTTTCCGGCCGGCCACCGGGACGATCAGGTGCGCCTCGTCGAGATGAGGCTGCTGTCCAAATTTCAGGTCCAACGGAGTTTGTTTACCCGGCCAAATCGACGGTCAAAGTCGCGAAAATCGCGCAGATTCCGTCGCCAGTAATCGCGCCTGCTTCCGATCATCGTCCGGCGACGATTCTTTCATCAATCGAATCGTCCTGTAAAATCGATCCTATGGTCCAAAAATTAGTCCAAACGAAGTTCATTTGCATCCCGAATTCGGCCGGCGAAGTTTCGTCGCCACTGTTCACCGCGACGCCGGCTGTTCAAACTCCGATTCCGGCCCGCTCAGTTGTTGTTTCTCCGATCGAGCACCCGATCTGGAATGCCCATGACCAGACGCTTCCAGTGGTATCTTCAATTTCTTCATTGACGTCCGATCCCGGCCTGGATTTCAGATCTAAGAATTCGCCTCCTCCATCCCTAGCGGCGCCACCTTCTACCGTCGATTTCTCCGCCACCGCTGGTCCAAAAATCAATTCCTTTGGTCAGTTTCCTCCTAAGGAGATGGGTAATCTAACGGTACCGTCAATTTCTGGAATGGATCTCCGGATCAAAAACGCCCAATGTGAATTTCATGCGATTTCGTCGCCTAGTTTCGTCTCTTCGGGGCCGAGTTCGTCCGGTTTGCAAGGGGTTTTGGCCGGTTCTGAGTTCCCCTTCACTTCGCCGGCCGGCGGTTGTTCTCCGGTGGGGTCGGTCCGAGTTGACTCGGACGAGTCACTCGGTCCAACTCGTAGGGTTGACTCGGCAGT is a genomic window containing:
- the LOC140822186 gene encoding uncharacterized protein; translated protein: MNCLIWNIRGLRGSESQQRLHAFVKEKQIKVLAVLEPMIDLDPRFMTRRLGFSGVISNLSGHIWVFFAADVRAECVFDHAQFLHIRVSASFLPTEIFCSFVYARCDYVQRRDLWASLLLVKPVLGPWLVGGDFNVVRDASECLGSRGGRLLPMEEFNTFILDSGLIDAGFEGSSFTWTNKTIWKRLDRVLVSVDWGDHFSSIRVEHLARTVSDHCPLLVTAPVFARGPSSFRFQRMWVRHHGFLQTVRLNWNLPCSLTGMSRLFVKLKRLKNHLKWWNRDVFGNIFDKITEAESAVRSAELACEADPSDSNWTVLSDRNADLARVTAMEADFWKQKAACNWLEDGERNTKLFHNMVKKKRVANKIFRIWDDGVCLTSPDMIQQSGASFFQHLLTGDPFVLDCPDFSGFPSVISDEENYGITATPSLEEVRATVFSISPDSVAGPDGFSSAFFQHCWEIVHQDVLDAVLDFFSGSPLPQSFTATTITLIPKVEGARAWSDFRPISLCNVTNKIISKLLYSRLRAVAERLISLNQSGFVPGRMISDNILLAQELTHSLTLPTRGGNVILKLDMAKAYDRVQWPFLFAVLRHFGFSEQVVALVSACISHCHFSVNINGSLSGFFGSTRGLRQGDPLSPLLFILGAEYLSRGLDRLYLRHPAIRYRSSCDLLIFHLAYADDIIIFANGGSRGMQRLLDFLHHYENCSGQMVNVVKSSLILPPRCSERLRSRLLRITGFAEGHLPIMYLGVPLFRGNRTCSLFEPLLQSVRRRLEGWETRTLSPGSRMTLIRSVLLSMPIYLFQVVQPLLAVMEKLERAFNAFLWGSRPLERKWHWARWSRACLPVEEGGLGFRRLKDLVDSFSIKLWFRFRQRSSLWAKFLMRKYCLLAHPACVSSRGFISPTWRRLLQIRPRAESGIRWRVGHGDVSFWDDCWFRDVPLSSQTEVCGDRGARVSHFLSEGTWDFDLLCSVVAPSFAEQIVLVPILSGELDSARWIYSSDGDFSVRSAWELIRLRAPISGFNRPCWGSWLRPTMSFFLWRFWHQWLPVDEVLQRRGFALASRCQCCDMSETFTHVFIRSPVARPVWHFFGAVFGVRIPDTEDFRLFLSAWKRDLVWAPGGHVREFLPFIILWFLWTARNDAKHRQLSISGEMVKFQILSYLRLAHSARTVKPRHWLGVFHVARLLGISVALHRFHRTAIVRWLRPPSGCFKLNVDGSSRGASGDSSAGGVVRDDSGRVVLSFSEFIGAGSSLRAELWAVWRGLLLCSDHSFFPLWIELDSLTSIQLIRSRRYRWGLDHIISRILVLLLRGFLFSPVLPGWCEWAQTLAHYMFGLLGIGWALALTLLVLFFGPLIFPGALFLLGPLFGPLLVPGGRLLQFLVARRLSSSIGVYWMSWWFQEFFPDDPLHCYDTFVRFLLRMLDIFCSGRIAIFISLVYRHYTVISWPYLILTAGIHTVTRFQIRVVLTYWILQGDGLEMRISSWFLHSSPSYHLVFFGVLTLSAARF